The following DNA comes from Streptomyces sp. NBC_00690.
GGACACCGGCGCGGGTGTTGTCACGGTGGACCCGTCTGACGGGAGCGCCCGCGGCGCCACCCTCCTGGGCTCTGGGACCACAGCACGCCCGGTGGGGTTTCGGCAGTGAGCGGGAGGTCCGACGGGTGGTGGCCGGCTATCGGGAGCGTGGACTTCCGTTGTCTGCGCTGCACCTGGACATCGATCACTACGACGGGCACCGTGTCTTCACCGTCGACCGGCGTCGTTTTCCCGGCCTTCCGGGGTTGGCGGAGGAGTTGGCCACCGACGGAGTGCGCTTGGTCTCGATCGTCGATCCCGCGGTGAAGGCTGAGGCGGGCGGCACCGTGTATGACAGTGGGGTCGCGGCCGGGGCGTTCGTCCGCGATGTGAACGGGCGCGAGGTGCGCGGAGTTGCCTGGCCCGGTGTCTGCGTCTATCCGGACTTCACCGATCCGCAGGTGCGGAGCTGGTGGGGGCAGTGGTACGAGGAACGGTTGGCGCAGGGTTTCGCCGGGATGTGGCACGACCTCAACGAGCCCGTGTCGTTCTCCGTGTTCGGTGCGAACACCCTTCCGCGCTCTGCCCGACACTCGTTCGAAGGGCGCGGCGGGGATCATCGCGAGGCCCACAACGTGTACGCGCTCGCCATGGCGCGGGCCGGGTACGAGAGCCTGCGCCGGCTGCGTCCCCATGAGCGTCCGTTCCTCTTCTCCCGCTCGGGGTGGGCGGGGATGCAGAGGTACGGCGGCACCTGGTCGGGCGATGTGTCCAGCGGTTGGCCGGGGTTGCGTGCCTCGCTGTCCCTGGTGCTGGGCCTGGGACTGTGCGGTGTGCCGTACTCGGGATGCGACGTGGGGGGCTTTGACGGCTCGCCGGCTCCCGAGCTCTACCTGCGGTGGTTCCAGTTGGGGGCGTACCTGCCGCTGTTCCGGACGCATTCGGCGATCGGGGCGGGGCGGCGGGAGCCGTGGGAGTTCGGTCCGGATGTCCTGGAACACGCCCGGGCCGCGCTCCTGGAACGGGAGCGGCTGCGCCCGTACTTCGTCACCTTGGCGCAGCTGGCCCGGTTGACGGGGGCGCCCTACATCCGTCCGCTGTGGTGGGGCTTCCCGAAGGACCGGGCGCTACGGGACTGTGAGGACGCGTTCCTCCTGGGGGACGCGCTGTTGGTGGCCCCGATCCTGGAGCCTGGTGTGCGGAGCCGGACGGTGCGGCTGCCCCGGGGCCGTTGGTACGACACGGCGACGGGCCGTGTGTACGAGGGGCCCGGGCAGGTGGTGGTCGATGCGCCGCTGTCCCGGATTCCGGTGTTGGCCCGCGGTGGGTCGGTGTTGGCGGTGCGGGGCTCGGACGGGGCGACGGAGTTGGAGGTGTGGGCTCCTGCCGCCGGGCGCAAGGGAGGTGGTGTGGTGGTGTCGGGCAGTGGTGACGGTTGGGGACGGGCCGAGGTGGAGCGGTACACAACCCGACTGGTCGACGGTGAGGTGCGGGTGAAACTGATCCGTGGTGATGGCGCTGGGCCACCGAAACGGCCGGTACGGGTGCGCGGCCTGGATTCCGTTCGGTAGGCGGCGCCCCGGACCGTGGGCTGCTCACTCGTAGCGGCCCATGAACCATCTGCGCACGGCGGCCGTGTGGAGTGGGAAGGCCAATTCGGTGGGCGTGCGCAGCAGATGACGGTCCGATGTCTCCTGAGTGGGGACCATCGGTGGGAGTTGTTCCATCCGCAGGCCCGGGAGCACTCCGAACAGCAGCAGATGCCCGGCGGGTGCGCTCATCGCGTCCGCGAGTCGGACGTCCTTGGCCGCCGTCTCGATGCCGGTCTCCTCGTGGAGTTCGCGGACGACCGCCTCCTGCCATGTTTCGCCGTGGTCGATGAAACCGCCGGGGAGGGCGATCAGTCCCTTGCGCGGCTCGATGGCACGGGTGATGACGACCAGTCCCGTACCGTTCTCGTCTCGTACGGGTTGCAGGGCGACGGCCACCGGGAGGGGATTGCGGTACGCGGTGGTCCCACAGGAGGTGCAGGTGCGGGGCCAGTCGGTGCGGGAGCCGTAGGGGGCTCCGCAATGGCCGCAGAAGAGGTCGTTGGGCACGGGCGGACTGTAACCGATGACCTGGTGTGCCGGGGTGGGAACGGGATGGGTGGTCTGTCCTGTTGCGGGGTCGTGTGGCCGTTCTTGGCCCGTTCATCGGCCAATCGGGTTGGCTGGGAATCACCGCGGGAACGGGGGCCGTCGAGTTGTGGGCCCCTGTGCTATCGGATCTGACACTCCGGTCGACCCGATGGGCCTGTGGGTCGCGTGTGGGCGTGTGACGCCGACGGGCCGCGATCCGCGGCGCATTGCCGTGCCGGGGCGGTCTCCGCAGGTGCCTTGCTCGCCCGACCTCGGCATCGGGGGGCGACCGGCCCCGGATCGGACCGCAGTTCTGCGGTACCGCCGGGGTCGACCGCCCACGTCATGTGGTCGTCGCGTGCGGTCGCTGCCCTTCCACGCGTGCCATGGCGTGTTCGACCACCGAGACCAGCACCATCTTGGCCGACTCCCGCTCACGGGCGTCGCACTGGAGCAGCGGGACCTCCGAGTCCAGGTCGAGTGCCGCGCGGACGCTGTCCGCGGGGAATCGGTCCGCTCCCTCGAAGCAGTTCACCGCGACCGTGAACGGAATGCCGCGGCGCTCGAAGTAGTCGACCGCGGCGAAGGAATCCTCCAGCCTGCGGGTGTCCGCCAGCACCACGGCACCGAGCGCGCCTTGCGCCAGTTCGTCCCAGAGGAACCAGAAGCGGTCCTGGCCCGGTGTGCCGAAGAGGTAGAGCACCAGGTCCTCGCGGAGGGTGATCCGTCCGAAGTCCATGGCGACGGTGGTCGTCGTCTTGTTCTCGACCCCGGTCGTGTTGTCGACCGGGCGGCCGACTTCGCTGAGGGTCTCTTCCGTACGCAAGGGCTTGATCTCACTGACCGCGCCCACCAAGGTCGTCTTGCCAACACCGAAACCGCCCGCGACCAGGATCTTGAGGGTCACGGGTTCGACGGGCCGTCGGCTGCTAGAGCGCCCGAAGACCATCAATCACCTCGCGGAGAATACTCACATCCGGCAGCTCGGCCGGCGGAACGGGACGGGATACATGGACCAGTTCGTCCTCGACGAGATCGCCGACCAGGACCCGGACCACCCCGACGGGGAGATCCAGACCGGCCGCGAGTTCGGCGATCGACTGCGGCGCCTCGCCGCAGCGCTCGACGATTTCGACGTGCTCCGGTGAGAGTGACTGATCCCGGCCGGGATGATCGGCAGCAGGCTCCGTGACGACCAGGGCGATCAGGTCCATCCGGTGCTGGTTCACACTGCTCGTACGGCCACGGGTCATCGCGTACGGACGAACGACCGGGCCGGCCTCGGCATCGAAGAAGTGGTGCGGGTGCTGGGCGTGATGAGTCGATTCACTCATGCCAGGACCTTCACCCGCTGGGGGCGTGACCGGTCCGCGGCGAGGTGGCGAGGTGGACTCCGACCCGCTTGACCATCAACGTCATTTCGTACGCGACCTGTCCCACGTCCGAATCGGCGTCGGCGAGCACGGCGAGGCAACTGCCGTCGCCCGCCGCCGTGACGAAGAGGAACGCCTCGTCGAGTTCGACGACGGTCTGCCGGACCTGGCCGGCGTCGAAGTGTCGTCCGACGCCCTTGGCCAGGCTGTGGAATCCGGACGCCACGGCAGCGAGGTGCTCGCTGTCCTCCCTGGTGAGCTCACGGGAGGTGCCGGTCGCCAGCCCGTCGCTGGAGAGGACGAGGGCCTTGTGGATGCTGCCGACGCGGTCCACCAACTCGTCGAGCAGCCAGTTCAGTTCGCCCGACCCTCTGTTCGGCGGGCGGGCGCCTGCGGTATTCGCTGCGGTGTGCGGTGCGGTCATGGACCGTCCCCCTCTGATGTCGTTCGTGGTGCTGTCTGACCGGGGCCGGTGCCTGTGGTCTGTGCGGCGCCCTCGGCCCCGTATGCGTTCTTGAGGCGGCCCCGCTGCCACCCTCGCTGCATGGAGGCCATCCTGTTGCGCACTTCGTCCGCGTCGCGTTCGATCTCCCTACCCCTTTCACCGGCTCCCCTGCCCACGTTCCGCTCGGCGGCGGCGGCGCCCTCCCGGAGTTGGGGGGCGAGGCTCGCCTGACGCACCCGCCGGGGCAGACCGTCGATTCGTGCGGGTGACGTCCCTTCGGCGCCGCGCATGGGTGCCTCGGGGCGGTAGGCGCGCTGGGGTTGCTCAGCGCGTACGGGCTCGGCGGTCGGGTGGGTCCGGCCTTGGTCATCCACTCTACGTCCGTGATCGCTGACGAGGGTGGGGGGTTGACGACGAGGTAGCGGCACGGTGCCCGACGTCCGTTCTGGTGTCGGGTCGTTCGCCTGTTGGTGTTCGCCGGAGGTCGGCCTCCAGGAACCCCGGGCGAGGGGCCGGAGCAGTGCGTTGTCGCCGCCTGGGGCGTCGCCGCGGTCGGGGGCGCCGGGGAAGCCCTCGAAGGGATCCCCGGAGGGGGCGGCGTCGAGTTGGCCGCGTCCGACACCGGCGGGGCCGGCGCCCAGGGCGCCCAACCCGTTTGTGGAACCGCCCAGTTCCACGGGTTCTCCGAAGAACACGGGCGGGTCCTGACCTGGTCCGGTCAATGCGGACAGGGCGGTCCGCTTGTTCTCTCCACCCCGGCGAGCGGACTGGCTCTCACTCTTGCGGTCGAGCCGGAATCCGGCACCTCGGGTCTCCGGGGCATCGGTCAGCAGCGCCGCGGGGATGAAGACGATCGCGGTGGTCCCCCCGTACGGTGACGGCTGGAGGGAGACCCTGACGTTCTGGCGCTGGGCGAGCCGGCTGACCACGAAGAGGCCGAGGCGGTCCGTGTCGGAGAGCTCGAACTCGGGTGTCTCCGCGAGACGGAGATTGGCGTCGAGCAGGAGATCGGCCGCCATGCCGAGGCCACGGTCGTGGATCTCCAACGTGAAGCCGTTGGCGACCCGCTCACCGTGCACCTGGACGGCGGTGTGCGGCGGCGAGAACACCGTGGCGTTCTCCAGCAGCTCGGCTATCAGATGAGTGAGGTCGGCGACGGCGGGACCGCCGACGCCGATCCGAGGAAGCCTGCGCACCTCGATGCGTTCGTAGTCCTCGACCTCGGCGACGGCGGCCCGTACGACGTCCATCAGCTGGATCGGCTTGCGCCACTGCCTGGACGGCGCGGCGCCCGAGAGGATCACGAGGCCCTCGGCGTGGCGACGCATCCTGGTGGTGAGGTGGTCGAGGCGGAAGAGGTCGGCGAGTTCGTCGGTGTCCTCGGTGCGGCGCTCCATCGCGTCGAGGAGGGTGAGCTGTCGGTGGAGGAGCACCTGGTTGCGACGGGCGAGGTTGACGAACACCTCCGAGACTCCGCGCCGCATCTCGGCCTGGCGGACCGCTGCTTCGACTGCGGCGCGCTGGAGGGTGTTGAGGGCCTGACCGGCCTGGCCGATCTCGTCCTTCTCGTACTCCAGCCGGGGCGCTTCGGTCTCCACGTCCACCGGCTCGCCGGCGGCGAGCCGCCGCATCACGCTGGGCAGACGCACACCGGAGACCTCGTGGGCCTCCTTGCGCAGCCGGGTGAGGTCACGGATCAGATCACGGCCGATACGGACGGAGACGATGATCGACACCAGCAGGGCGAGGAAGCCCACGACACCGGCGAGACCGGCGAGGATGAACACGTCGTACGCGGCCGGACCGACCCGGTCCTGGTACCGCTCGTTGGACGCCTTGGCCGAATCGCGCAGCTCGTCGAGGACGGGGTTGGCCGCTGACTGCCACTCCTTGGCCTCGGCCTCGCTGACGTCCTTGAGTGAACCCTCCTCGATGAGGCGTTCCTCGGCGTCGCGCAATGGCTGAGTCTGGGGGCTGCGCCACAGCCGGAGGTAGACCTCCCGCTCCTTGGCGGGCATCGACTCCAGGTTGACCTCGTAGTAGAGCTTGCGGTTGGCGACGAAGTCGGAGAGCTGGCGGACCTCCCTGTCGCTGACCTTGCCGGTGGCCAGCGCGGACGCGATCAGGGCGTCCTCGCGGGAGAGCATTTCCATCGCGCGTGCCAGGCCGATGAGACCGCGGCCCTGACGTTCCATATCCTCGTCGTGGAGGGTCTGGAGGGTGGCGAGGAAGCTGAAGCCGGGGTCGACGATCCGGTTGTAGAACTCCAGCGCTTCGCCGCGTGACACGGCGGCCGACTCGACGGAGCGGCGCAGGGCTATGAGGCCGTCGAGCCCCTCCTTGAAGGAGGTCAGCCTGCGTGCGGTGTCCGAGCGCAGGTCGTCGCGCACCTCGGGTTTGGCGGCGTTCCTCGTGATCCGGGCCGCGGCCCGATCGGTGGCCACCCGCGATTCCCGTAGCGCTGGGAGCGCTCCGGCCGCGCGGCGGTCGGCGAGGTAGACCAGGGTCGCCCGCCGTTCTTCCTGGATGTCGTGGAGCGCATCGGCAACCGGTTCGCCGATCTCCTCGGCCACCGAACTGGCCTTGAGGAGGTGGTTGGCCTCCTGACCGGTCAGCACTGTGGCAAATCCCCACAGAGCGGTCAGGGAGACAAGCGGCACCAGCATCAACGCCACGATCTTCCGGCGGATGGACTTCCCGCGAAAGCGCATGGCCTCCCCCTGCTCAACCTCGCCCGTTCTGGGCGGAGTTCCGTCAACAAACGGCGTGAGCCTACTACTGACACAGAGACAACTCGAAGACGCGTCCGGACGGTTTTCGGCCTACGCCGGGCGTGTTGATCATGATTTGCTCCGTTTTTCAGGGAGTTGGCATTCCTGGCGTGTCGGCCAACGCCCAACGGGCATCACCTTCGAGACAAGGCTAGATGGCTGGATTTATTCGGTCTGGGCGAGAGTTGGGGAATCATCCGGGCTCGTCGTTCGTCATGACATACGGGGAATCTTGGAAACCGCAGTGCGGTCCGGACCGTGGGCTCCGAGGCCCCCGAGCGAACTCCTGCTCAATCCGGGCGGGTTGGGTTTCCCCCTCCCCTCGGGACCGTCTCACTCCGTTTCATCGCGGAGGTGTGGGGGCAGACGCGGAGTAGGAGTAAAGACGAGTAAAGGCATGGAATTCGGGCAGCCACCCTGAGGCCGGGCAGACGGGGGGCGTGGGGAGTGAGTACAACCATGGATACGGATGAGCGTCGTGTCGGGACCTGGGCGACGGGCCCGAATCCGATTCCACGACAGCTCTGGGTCGAGGAGCCGTCCACACGCAGACGGATGGCCGACCCGGTACGCACGGCGGCGGTGAGGGCGGTGTTGATCGTCTCGCTGACCCTGATCCAGGCGATGATCGCGTTCCTCGCCACGCTGGCGGGGTCGTGGCTGGCCTTTCCGATGGTGATCAGCAGTGTCGCCAGCACGGTGGTCGCGACCTGGGGGGTGCTCGATGTGTGGGTGACCCGACAGGTGTGGAACCAGCGCAACGGCGTGGTGTCGGAGCCCAGCAGCAGCGCCCGGCAGTTGCGGCGCGAGCGCCGCAGGGCACGGAGGGTGGCCAGGGCGGACGCGCGTCGGGGCGCACGCATACGCCGCCGGGGACCCGGGCGGCTTTCACGCGCCTGACCAGGGCATCCGGGCCTGTGGTCCACCACCTGCGGGTGAGTCGAAGAAGTGTAGAGGCGGGAAACCCTAGCGAGCCCTAGACGTAAGGTGCGCCCCACTGACGCGCGGGCGCCTGAGGGCGCCAGCAGCACCCACTGCCCGGTCGAATCGACCGGGCAGTTCGCCGTTCGGGGCAGCGCCGGGCGGTTACCGAGGGGGGCTCGACTGCGCGGCGGACCGCTCCGCAACCTGGTCAACGGTCACCGTGCTCCGACGGAACATTCGGGTCGCGGTGATCTCCCCGTGCACCGCCTCCCCCGAAGGGTCCTCCTGCGGCAGCCCGGGGCGCAGATGCTCCTCGACACTGATGTACTTCAGTCCCGCCCGAAGATCGGCGTCGTTGCGCAATCGGATCACCAGCGGGAACTCGGCCAGGGCCGTGGTGTCGAAGAGACCGGTCGTGTACAGCAGCTGAACGCCCAGGGCGTCCGAGACGGCCCGCTGAAGCTCCAGCAGATAGGTGGCGTTGGCCCGTCCGATGGGGTTGTCGAGGAAGAGCGTGCCCGCATGGCGATGACGGTCACGGCCCCGGTCGTTGCTGCGCAGGGCAGCCATGGTGCAGTACAGCGCGATCGCAGCGGTGAGCAACTGACCGCCGGAGAAGACATCGCCCATCTGACCGACGGGGACGCGCTCGGCACGGAGCACCGCATCGGGCTTGAGGATCTCGACCGCGATGCCCTTCGGTTCCAGAGCGGCTTGGACCCCGCGCAGCAATAGCGACATGCCGTCCCTGCGACCCTCGCCATACGCGGCCGTGGAGTTCTTCCGCACCGCCCCACGGGTGGCCTCGTCGATCACTTCACCGAGGCGCTCGGCCAAGGTCGCCTGGTCGGGCTCCTCGAAACGGATGCGGAGGAACTCCTGCCCCGACCACTCCCCCAGCCCCTCCGGCAGCCGCGACAGCCGTTGCGCGGAGCGAAGAGTGGCCAGCGCGGACTCAACGAGTCCGCGCAGTCGGTCGACGATGGTGTCGCGGTTGCGCTCCAGCTGCTGGAGCTCATCGGTGAGGACACGGAGCCTGGGTGCGAACGCCTCCGCCCACTTCGCGGCGTGGTCGGGCAGGGCTGCGGCCGGCAGTTCACGGATCTGCTGCCGGGCCGGGGTGCGCACCTGCTCGTAGCGGGTGGAGTTGGCGTGCCGGACGAGGACGTCGCTCGCTTCTCTCACTGCTGCTTCGGCGGCGGAGAGGTCGGCCGCGCAGCCCCGTAGGGAACGTCGGGCCTCGGCAGCCGACTGACGGGCCTCGGCGAGGCTGCCCGGGTAGGGGTCCGGAGCCTCTGCCGCCGCATCGTCGTCGCGCTGGTCCCGTAGGAGATCGCGCAGCATCGCGGCGGTCTCGTCAAAGCCGCCCGCAGCGTCCTCGGTGTGGCGATGGGCCTGGAGAAGTCCGGCGTGGGTGTCCTTGGCCGCGGTCAGGGCATCGGTGCGCACGGCTAGTTCGGTGGTGGCGGTGCGCAGCAGGGTCTGTGCGTGTTCGGCGTCGGAGGGCACGAGGTGCTCGGGAAGCTCGGTGTGGAACTCGCCGTCGGCCGGGGCCAATCGCTCGGACTCGCCGCGGAGCCGTCCCAGCTTCTCGCTGGCTTCCGACGCCCGCGTCTCAAGCATCTGGACGAGCGACTCCGCTCGGGAGGCGGCTGCCTGGCGGGACGGGCCGTCCGCACCGTCGGTTCCCTCCAGGAGTTGGGCAGCCCTGGTGCGGACCTTGTTGGTCAGCCGGTCCAACTCCGTGAGTGCAGCGCTCTCATCGCTCTCGGCACGTGCCTGTTCCGCACGGAGATCGGCACCGACACCCACCTTCTCGTAGAGCTGTGAGGCGGTGCGGTACGCCTCACGCAGGGCGGGCAGCGCGGCGCGAGGTGCGTCCGGGTCGACCGGGGGAAGGCTTTCGGGCGCGCCGGCGATCTCCGCTCGCTCGGCGCGCAGTGCCCGGGCCGTGCGACGGGCGTCGTCGCCCGCCCGCTGGGCGGCCCGGCGGTCCTCGTCCGCTGCCTTCGCACGCTCCAGACAGACAGCGGCCCGGGCTTCGGCTTCGGCCGCCTCATCGGCGAGTTCACGCAGCTTGACCTGCCAGCCGGCACGCTCCCTGAGCCGGAAGGCGAGCCCGGCGAGGGCGTCTGCCACCCGGCGGGCGCGCTGCGCCGCTTCCTGACGCTCCTCGCGCACCCGGGCGGCATCCGCGGCGGCTTCTTCGGTCTCCGCGCGTACCGTGCGCGCTTCGGCCAGTTCCGCCTGGGTCTCTTCGGCGACTTCGCGGGCGGATCGGGCTCGGTCCGCGAGTTCGGCGAGCATGCCGGGCGGGCAGTCGGTTCGCCAGGAAGTGAGGCGTGCCGCGATGGACCGGTCGCCCGCGAGACGGGCAGCGAGGGTTCTGATCTCCTCGTCGCGGGCCGTGGCCCGAGCCCGAAGGGCGTGCCGCTCCTCGTCTGCGGCGTGTTCGTCGTGCATGGCGGGGTTCGGCGGGACGAGGAAGACGCTGTCCGAGTCCGGTGCCGTGTCGTCGTCGGCACCGGGGGCGGGTACGGGTGCGAGGAGGGCGGCAGCGGTGCCGACGGCCACGGTCGAGCGGGGCAGCAGCGCTGCACCGGTGAGGGCCTCGCGGGCCCGTCGGTGTGATGCGGGGTCGGTGATGACGACGCCGTCGACCAGTTCGGGGCGGGCGGCCAGGACGGCGGCGTGGTCGGCGGGGTCGACCGCCTGGGCGAGGTAGCGCCAGCCGGGGAGGGCGGGGATGCCGTGCTCTCCGAGGTACTCGACCGTGGCGAGGACGTCCGGGCCGGGGGGCAACAGGCCGCCGTCGCCGAGTGCGGCGAGGATGCGGGTGTCATCGGCAGCGGCGGTGCGCAGATCGAAGAGCTGCCGCTCGGCGGAGGAGACGTGCTGGTCGAGGAGGTCGCGCAGTTCTTCCGCGTAGCGATCCAGCTCCTCGGCGGACAGAGGTCCTTCGGCGGGTCGCGGAGCGGGGCGAGCAATGGCTGCGGAACCGCCCCGTGCCGTCCCGGGGCGGGGGTGGTCGCCGGAGGTGGATGAATGGACGGAGTGCTGTTGCCCGCCGGTGAACGGCTCGGGTTCAGCCGCTGCGTCCTCGGCGGGACAGGCTTCGCCGTCGGCATCGTCGGACGATGCCGCCCGGTCGTCCGGGAAGTGCTCGGGGTGCTCGCGATACTCGGGGTGCTCGCGATACTCGGGGGATGCGGTTGGCTCGTCGCCCGTGGCCGACGGCGAAGAGTGCTGCGCCACATCGGATCCGTCCGCCGTCTCGGTGGCGGAGGGATGAATGGCGCTCGGGCTCTCGTCGGTGATGGCCGGGGCGTCGTCGCTGAGGCCCGCCTCTGAGGTCGGCGAGGTCGGCGAATCCTGTGACGGTGGACCGTCGGGTTCCGTGGAGTCGTCAGGTTCCGTGGAGTCGTCGACCCGGGCATGGACGGCGCCCGGTTTGCGGGCCTCCGCCGCAACACTCCCCCTGCGGGGGGAGGGCACCGGTGCGGCAGCGGCAGCGGGGAGA
Coding sequences within:
- a CDS encoding NUDIX domain-containing protein: MPNDLFCGHCGAPYGSRTDWPRTCTSCGTTAYRNPLPVAVALQPVRDENGTGLVVITRAIEPRKGLIALPGGFIDHGETWQEAVVRELHEETGIETAAKDVRLADAMSAPAGHLLLFGVLPGLRMEQLPPMVPTQETSDRHLLRTPTELAFPLHTAAVRRWFMGRYE
- a CDS encoding DUF742 domain-containing protein, whose protein sequence is MSESTHHAQHPHHFFDAEAGPVVRPYAMTRGRTSSVNQHRMDLIALVVTEPAADHPGRDQSLSPEHVEIVERCGEAPQSIAELAAGLDLPVGVVRVLVGDLVEDELVHVSRPVPPAELPDVSILREVIDGLRAL
- a CDS encoding glycoside hydrolase family 31 protein, yielding MKGRGLVRAGVGFARPGGWRALLSGWRHRRLDARDLPAHGAVRARVPGMVVDAEPRPGGGVIRFARSELRIRVVTGGAVFWGWDGAGPEPSYALSGVVPEPDPRATLEPDKDGGWRVVSERLTVQVSRDGAVEVRTPGGVVLRRDLPPRWWEGADGGPARWTVRSEVSADARFFGLGGRSSGPRLRAGTYRLWNTDPGRTFGPRDDPLYITMPVQLVVADAGTHLAFYDDPWDGRVVLREGVEGAGSGHDRPATSAVHMDGGPLRCWVVVGTPARVLSRWTRLTGAPAAPPSWALGPQHARWGFGSEREVRRVVAGYRERGLPLSALHLDIDHYDGHRVFTVDRRRFPGLPGLAEELATDGVRLVSIVDPAVKAEAGGTVYDSGVAAGAFVRDVNGREVRGVAWPGVCVYPDFTDPQVRSWWGQWYEERLAQGFAGMWHDLNEPVSFSVFGANTLPRSARHSFEGRGGDHREAHNVYALAMARAGYESLRRLRPHERPFLFSRSGWAGMQRYGGTWSGDVSSGWPGLRASLSLVLGLGLCGVPYSGCDVGGFDGSPAPELYLRWFQLGAYLPLFRTHSAIGAGRREPWEFGPDVLEHARAALLERERLRPYFVTLAQLARLTGAPYIRPLWWGFPKDRALRDCEDAFLLGDALLVAPILEPGVRSRTVRLPRGRWYDTATGRVYEGPGQVVVDAPLSRIPVLARGGSVLAVRGSDGATELEVWAPAAGRKGGGVVVSGSGDGWGRAEVERYTTRLVDGEVRVKLIRGDGAGPPKRPVRVRGLDSVR
- a CDS encoding GTP-binding protein, yielding MVFGRSSSRRPVEPVTLKILVAGGFGVGKTTLVGAVSEIKPLRTEETLSEVGRPVDNTTGVENKTTTTVAMDFGRITLREDLVLYLFGTPGQDRFWFLWDELAQGALGAVVLADTRRLEDSFAAVDYFERRGIPFTVAVNCFEGADRFPADSVRAALDLDSEVPLLQCDARERESAKMVLVSVVEHAMARVEGQRPHATTT
- a CDS encoding sensor histidine kinase translates to MRFRGKSIRRKIVALMLVPLVSLTALWGFATVLTGQEANHLLKASSVAEEIGEPVADALHDIQEERRATLVYLADRRAAGALPALRESRVATDRAAARITRNAAKPEVRDDLRSDTARRLTSFKEGLDGLIALRRSVESAAVSRGEALEFYNRIVDPGFSFLATLQTLHDEDMERQGRGLIGLARAMEMLSREDALIASALATGKVSDREVRQLSDFVANRKLYYEVNLESMPAKEREVYLRLWRSPQTQPLRDAEERLIEEGSLKDVSEAEAKEWQSAANPVLDELRDSAKASNERYQDRVGPAAYDVFILAGLAGVVGFLALLVSIIVSVRIGRDLIRDLTRLRKEAHEVSGVRLPSVMRRLAAGEPVDVETEAPRLEYEKDEIGQAGQALNTLQRAAVEAAVRQAEMRRGVSEVFVNLARRNQVLLHRQLTLLDAMERRTEDTDELADLFRLDHLTTRMRRHAEGLVILSGAAPSRQWRKPIQLMDVVRAAVAEVEDYERIEVRRLPRIGVGGPAVADLTHLIAELLENATVFSPPHTAVQVHGERVANGFTLEIHDRGLGMAADLLLDANLRLAETPEFELSDTDRLGLFVVSRLAQRQNVRVSLQPSPYGGTTAIVFIPAALLTDAPETRGAGFRLDRKSESQSARRGGENKRTALSALTGPGQDPPVFFGEPVELGGSTNGLGALGAGPAGVGRGQLDAAPSGDPFEGFPGAPDRGDAPGGDNALLRPLARGSWRPTSGEHQQANDPTPERTSGTVPLPRRQPPTLVSDHGRRVDDQGRTHPTAEPVRAEQPQRAYRPEAPMRGAEGTSPARIDGLPRRVRQASLAPQLREGAAAAERNVGRGAGERGREIERDADEVRNRMASMQRGWQRGRLKNAYGAEGAAQTTGTGPGQTAPRTTSEGDGP
- a CDS encoding roadblock/LC7 domain-containing protein codes for the protein MTAPHTAANTAGARPPNRGSGELNWLLDELVDRVGSIHKALVLSSDGLATGTSRELTREDSEHLAAVASGFHSLAKGVGRHFDAGQVRQTVVELDEAFLFVTAAGDGSCLAVLADADSDVGQVAYEMTLMVKRVGVHLATSPRTGHAPSG